The Armatimonadota bacterium region CGCCCACGAAGATGGTTTCGGGTGCTGCTGCTCCCTCGCAAGAGCACGAAGAAAGCTCGGTAGGAACCTCGCCCTCCACAGGGTGAAGAATGAGGATCATGCCTGACACACTCCTCTGCGCGAGGACATCTCTTCATTCCAGAATGCCGTCTACCCCGATGCGCGTGGCGTTGTGCAGGTAGGGACGCAGCACATCGGGTATGCGAATCGTCCCATCCGGCTGCTGGTAGTTCTCCATGACCGCAATCATCAGGCGAGGCAGAGCCAGCCCCGAGCCGTTGAGCGTATGCACGTACTCCGGCTTTGCGCCCGGTGCAGGACGGTAGCGGATGTTGGCGCGGCGTGCCTGGAAGTCGCGGAAATTGGAGCAGGAGCTCACCTCCAGCCACTCCTGACAGCCTGCCGCCCATACCTCGATATCGTACTTCATCGCCGCGACGAAGCTCAGGTCGCCCGTGCACATCTGCACCCAGCGGAAGGGCAGTTTCAGCTGGCGACATACATCGGAAGCATCCTCGATGAGCTTCATCAGCTCCTCGTCAGAGGTGTGTGGCTCTACAAACTTCACCAGCTCCACCTTGTCGAACTGGTGTCCGCGTTTGATGCCGCGCACATCGCGTCCAGCGGACATCTTCTCGCGGCGGAAGCAGGCGGTGTAGGCGACATAGTAGATGGGTAGCTGCTCCTTTTCCAGAATCTCTTCGCGGTGCAGGTTGGTGACGGGTACCTCCGCCGTCGGGATGAGCCAGAAATCCTCCTCAGCGTCGTGGTACAGGTTATCCCCGAATTTGGGCAGGTTGCCCGTGCCGTAAAGACACTCCGATTTGACCAGATAGGGTGGGTATACCTCCGTATAGCCATGCTGACGGGTGTGCAGGTCGAGCATCCACGTAATGAGTGCGCGCTGTAACGCCGCGCCCGCCTTCTTCAGGATGTAAAAGCGCGAACCGCTAATCTTGATGCCCCGTTCGAAGTCCAGAATGCCCAGTTGTTCGCCCAGATCCCAGTGCGGCTTGGGGGTGAAGTCGAACTGCGGAAGTTCGCCCTCGGTTTTCACCACCACGTTCTCGCTCTCATCTTTGCCGATGGGCACGTCGGGGTGGGGGAGGTTGGGCACTTCGAGCATGCGCGCGTGGAAGGTCTGTTCCACCTCTTCCAGCTCTTTCTCCAGCTGCGCAATCTGGTCGCCTACCTGCCGCATCTGGGCGATTCGGGCGTTGCGCTCTTCGGGGTCTTTGATTTGGGGAATCTGTTTGGAGACGGTGTTGCGCTCCGCCCGCAGAGCCTCCACCTGAGAGATAATCTCGCGTCGGCGAGCGTCCAGCTGCAGGATCTCGTCGATGAGCGCAGGGTCAGCGCCCACCTTCTGCAGACCGTCTTTGACGAAATCGGGTTGTTCGCGGATGAGACGAATATCCAGCATGAGCCTTTGCCTTCCCCTCGTCCAGAGTGTTGCGGTAATAGTATATCAGCTCCTGCTGAAATTTGTCAGGACGGACGGCTGGGGAGGTGCGGTACCAGCCCCATATCGCCCGGCTGCTCGCGCCGCAGGCGTCCCTCGGGAAACGGTGCGCCACCGTCGTCCTGACTGTTGGGACCCAGACTGTACAGCACGTAGCTATTACCTTGCGGTCGGTACACAAAAGGCTTGCTGGAAAACGGGTCGTTGAAGTACGGGCTTGCTCCTAAATCTTTCAGCGAAGCTGGATATCGCCCATGTGTTTTGCGGTATGCTTCCAGACGCAGGGCAGTGTAGAGCAGACGCAGGCGCGTGCGCACATAGGTGTAGCGTGCCACGATAAGGGCAACACCTGCTGGCTCGCGTACCACCATTTCACGCTCCAACTGTTGGAGTGCGGGTGGATAGTCTACAAATTGTTGCTGAGGATAGGGTAGCATTGCTTGCTGGAGCCACTGCTGGACATATTGTTTCGCTGCTTCAGAGAGGGGTGCTTTGGGCATGTAGAGCATCGTGCGTTCCAGATCGGACTTTGGCAGGTCAAGGCGAAATCCGCGTCGGGATTGTTCCTGGACGATGCGCTGCCAGCCGGTGAGCCACACGCGGAATTCCTGTTGTAACAGCACTTCGAGAGGGTACTCCTCTTTCAGCAGCTGCTCCAATCGGCGTGCGCCACGTTCCGCGTCCTGTGCGCTCAGACGGGAGATAATCGCTGGTATTGCCGGAAATATCTCACTATACGCCATGAACTGATAAGTGAGATGTAGCCCATTGCCGCCGTACAGCACTTTTTCGAAGAAATGAAAGGCATCCATGTATGTATCCAGCGCCTGTCCATACTTACCTTGCTGTTCCAGAGATTTGGCTTGAGCCACGAAAAGGCGAGCAAGCTGGCGATAGTTATCGACGGTGGGGTCCCCTATACGATACTCCAGATGGTCTACCCAGGTGATTTTCTGAAGCAGTTCCTGTGCTTTACGCAACACTTCGCGATTGGCTTGCAATACCGGTTCTTTTTCAGCGGGGGTGCCGTAGTCGGGTATCTGGGAAAGTGTGATTAGCCTGCCCGCCTCCCGAACGCTGGTGACGCAGGAGATAAGTTCTGAATACGCATTGTTGGCAGGCGGCGGAGGCAAAGGGGGTAGCGAAAAACGAGGTGCCGGGTTGCGACTGAGCACAAATAACCCATACCCTACCCAGCTGAGCAACGCAATCCCGGCTATCAACCCAATGAAGGCTATCGCTTTTTTCATCCTGCTGTTATCCCGTTACTTTTCCTGCTCCATACGCTGTCGGATGTTCTGGAACTGTGGAGGCGTATAGGGGGTAATGTTCGGACCCGAACCAGACTGATAAGTTGCCTGGCTTTGTTTGCGTTTTTCCTGCACGTATCCGAAAGCCTGCCACAGCACCAGCAAGATGGCAATGGTGAACAGGATGATGTGCCACGGCTTGATTTGGTTCTGTTTCATCCTCTCCTCCTTGAAGGGTAGCCCCTGCCGGACAGGCAGGGGCTGACCATCGCGATGCTCAGTCCTGATAGCGCGTCCACATGTTGGGCGTGGTCTTGCGGAAGAACTTGACGTGCCCATCGGCGAGCACATAGTTTGCTCCGCCTGTGTGTTTTTTCGCGACGCGCCCGGTCTTCTCGCCAGCGATATAGCACCCGCTTCCACGGTAGTCGTTGCCGTAGGTGTCGAACTCTACGTCGGTATCACGCGGGAAGCGGAACGCCGCTACTGTGCCGGACGGGTTGCCGGTCTGTGGGCAGTTGGG contains the following coding sequences:
- the serS gene encoding serine--tRNA ligase, whose amino-acid sequence is MLDIRLIREQPDFVKDGLQKVGADPALIDEILQLDARRREIISQVEALRAERNTVSKQIPQIKDPEERNARIAQMRQVGDQIAQLEKELEEVEQTFHARMLEVPNLPHPDVPIGKDESENVVVKTEGELPQFDFTPKPHWDLGEQLGILDFERGIKISGSRFYILKKAGAALQRALITWMLDLHTRQHGYTEVYPPYLVKSECLYGTGNLPKFGDNLYHDAEEDFWLIPTAEVPVTNLHREEILEKEQLPIYYVAYTACFRREKMSAGRDVRGIKRGHQFDKVELVKFVEPHTSDEELMKLIEDASDVCRQLKLPFRWVQMCTGDLSFVAAMKYDIEVWAAGCQEWLEVSSCSNFRDFQARRANIRYRPAPGAKPEYVHTLNGSGLALPRLMIAVMENYQQPDGTIRIPDVLRPYLHNATRIGVDGILE